Part of the Terrisporobacter glycolicus ATCC 14880 = DSM 1288 genome is shown below.
AAAAATGAATACTTTGAAATACTAAATATATGTAAATAAAACTAAAAAACCTAAAAATATTGCTGAAATTAAAATTTTCAACAGTATTTTTAGGTTAAGTAATTTATTATTTAATATATTCTTTTAAAAATTTACTAATAGTTGACCAATAAAAGTCAGGTTGAGCTAAATCTGAATTGCTATGTTGACCATCTTTTATACTTACCTTTTTCTTTTCAGAGCTAGTAGCGTTGTATAATTCATCCATCATAGAAATAGGAACAAATTTATCCTTATCACCGTGAAGATAAAGAATAGGTGTTTTGGATTTTTTTACTGAATCAATGGCAGAGGCATTTTTTAAAGAATATCCAGCTCTTATTAAAGTTACCATATTAGTAAAATCAATTATTGGAAAGGAAGAAGTATTAGAGTAACTTGCTATTTCATAATCAAAAATATCATATACAGAAGTGTAAGCACAATCAGATATTATAGCTTTAACATTAGACGGCAAATCCTCTCCAGAAGTCATTAAAACAGTGGCACCACCCATAGATGTACCATAAAGTACTATCTCAGATTTATTGTCATCCTTTGTTATACTGTTAATCCAAGTGATTATGTCTATCCTATCATCCCAACCCATTCCTATATAACTTCCTTGGCTTTGTCCATTACCTCTTAAATCTGGTATTAGAACATTATACCCCATTTCGTAAAAGCGAAGAGCTTTTCTACTAATAAACTTTCCCTCTTCTCCATATCCATGAACAACAATAGCCCATTTTGATGTTTTTTTAGGTTGTTTAACTACGTATGAATGTAATTTTAAATTGTCGAAAGAAGTTATATATTTATCTTTATAATTAGATTTTTTAATTAACCAGTTTTCATTATCATATGAGCGTTTATATGTATAATCAGCATAAATTGCGTTTTTAGGAGAATCAGCGCTTATTACTACATTATAAAGTAAATTACCAACAAAAGTACCAATGCTAATACCTGCAATTAAGATTACAACTAGAATTGATAATAAAAATTTTTTTAATTTTTTCATAATATATTGTCCCACCTTGAAATTATAAAATAATGAATCTGAATATATAGTTAATTGTAGTAATGATACCATGTTTTATCAAGCAAAATAAATTTAATTGATATTGTGATTAAAACTAACTATTTTTCTAATATATAAAAAATGATTAAACTATAAAGACTAAAAATAAAATTGTGATACACTTATATCAATAAGTTAAAAATGGGGGGAATAAAGTGAAGAGTACATATGACGTTTTAATTATTGGAGGAGGAGTCGTAGGAAGTTCCATTGCGAGGGAACTTTCAAAGTATAATTTAAGTACCTGTGTACTAGAGAAAGAGTTAGATGTATGCTGCGAAACTAGTGGAAGAAATTCTGGTGTTTTGCATGCAGGATTTAATAATAAACCAGGTACTTTAATGGCAAAATTTTGTGTAGAAGGAAATCAAAAATTTGATGAGGTTGCTAATGAACTTGATATCCCTTTTAAAAGAAGCGGAAAATTGGTAGTTGGCTTTACAGATGATGATAAAGAAAAGCTAATAAAAATGAAAGAACAAGGTGAAGCAAATAATGTTGCTGGCCTAGAGATTATCAACAAAGACAGGATTAAAGAATTATCACCATTTATAGAAGGGGAATTTGCATTATATTCTCCAAGTACTGGAATTTTAAATCCGTTTATTTATACGATTGCCATGGCAGAAAATGCTGTTGAAAATGGGGTTAATTATTTCCTAGGCAATGAAGTTTTGAATATAAAAAAAGAATTATGTGAAGATAAAGATATTTATGAAATTAAAACAAATAAAGGAATTTATAAATCTAGATGGATTATAAACTCTGCAGGATTAAATAGTGACAAAATCGGTAAAATGTTGGGAATTAAAGAATACACTATACATCCTTGTAGAGGAGAATATTTTATATTAGATCAAAAGGTAGGACAATTTTTAAATATGCCTGCATATCCAGTGCCAAACCCTAAGGCAGGAGGACTAGGAATACATTTGACGCCTTCAATTGATGGAAATGTATTTATTGGACCAAGTAGCGAATATATAGATGAAAAAGATGATTATTCCGTAACAAAAGATGTTATGGATTTATTAATAAAAGATGGAGGAAGAATTTTTCCACATATTAAAAAAGAGCATTTTATAAGAAACTTCTCAGGAATTAGACCTAAATTAGTAGGAAAAGATCAAGGTGGATATGATGACTTTAAAATAGAATTAAGAGATGATATACCAAACTTGATAAACTTAACAGGAATAGAATCACCGGGACTTACAAGCGCAGTACCTATTGCAAAATATGTAGTAAGTTTATTGTCACAAAAAGAATCTCTTGAAGAAAATCCAAATTTTAATAAATATAGAAAAGGAATTACATGTTTCAACGATCAACCTTTAGAAACAAAAAGAAAATTGATTGAAGAAGATGAAAATTACGGAGAAGTAATCTGTAGATGTGAAACTATAACAAAGGCTGAAATATTAGAAGCTATTAATAATCCTTTGGGGGTGGAAACTTTAACAGGAATAAAATACAGAACTCGTGCAATGATGGGAAGATGTCAAGGTGGATATTGCCAAACAAGAATATCAAATTTAATTAAAGAAGAAAAAAACAAAAAGGAAGAAGAAATACTCTACTGTAGAAAAGATTCAAATATGTTTACTGGGAAGGTGAGAGTATAATGTCTATAAAAAAAGATGCAATAATAATAGGTGGAGGCCCAGCAGGCCTAGCAGCTGCTGTAAAACTAAAAGAATGTGGAATAGAAGATATAGTAATAATTGAAAGAGAGAAAAAGCTAGGAGGAATCCTTAGACAATGTATTCATGATGGCTTTGGATTAACTAGATTTAAAGAAACTTTAAGTGGGCCAGAATATGCACAAAGATTTATCGATGAAGCAAAGCAAAAAGATATTGAGAGTATTGTGGATACTACTGTAATAGATTTGACTCATGATAAAAAAGTAATTGCTGTAAATAAAAATGGACTATTGGAGTATGAAGCTAAAGCTGTTATTTTGACTATGGGGTGTAGAGAAAGAACTAGAGGTGCCATAAGTATTCCTGGTAGTAGACCGGCGGGGGTATACACTGCAGGGGTGTCTCAATCTTATATAAATTTACAAAATACTATGGTAGGCAAAAAAGTTATTATTTTAGGGTCTGGTGATATAGGTTTAATAATGGCAAGACGTATGACTTTAGAAGGGGCAAAAGTTGAAGCTGTATTTGAGATACTACCTTATGCAAGTGGACTTCCTAGAAATATCTCGCAATGTTTAGATGATTACAATATTCCTTTGTATCTAAGTCATACAGTTACTAAGATTAAAGGTAAATCAAGAATCGAAGGAATAAGCGTAAGTGAAGTAGATGAAAACATGCAAATAATTGAAGGTACACAAAAAAATTACGACTGTGATACTTTAATATTATCAGTAGGATTAATTCCAGAAAATGAATTATCTTTAAAAGCTGGAGTTGAGTTAGATAATAATACAAAGGGACCTATTGTAAATGAAAATTATGAAACAAGTGTAGATGGAATTTTTGTAGCAGGAAATGTTCTTCATGTTCATGATTTAGTTGATTTTGTTTCTTTGGAAGGAGAAAGACTGGCTATATCAGTAGCAAATTATATAAATAATAACAAGCTTCCAAAGTGTGAAATAAATATAATAAAAGATAATAATATAGGTCATACAATACCTCAAAAAATTAGTGGAGAAAATGATTTTATTTTATCTATGAGAGTTAGAAAACCAATTAAAGATGCTGTAATAGAAATATTGCAAGACGATAATATTGTAAGAACTATGAAAATGAAAAAAGCTATTCCAGCAGAAATGATTCAAATTGAAATTAAGAAGGATAATATAAAGTCAAAAGCAGATTTGAAGGTGGTAGTAAAATGAAAAAAATA
Proteins encoded:
- a CDS encoding alpha/beta hydrolase; this translates as MKKLKKFLLSILVVILIAGISIGTFVGNLLYNVVISADSPKNAIYADYTYKRSYDNENWLIKKSNYKDKYITSFDNLKLHSYVVKQPKKTSKWAIVVHGYGEEGKFISRKALRFYEMGYNVLIPDLRGNGQSQGSYIGMGWDDRIDIITWINSITKDDNKSEIVLYGTSMGGATVLMTSGEDLPSNVKAIISDCAYTSVYDIFDYEIASYSNTSSFPIIDFTNMVTLIRAGYSLKNASAIDSVKKSKTPILYLHGDKDKFVPISMMDELYNATSSEKKKVSIKDGQHSNSDLAQPDFYWSTISKFLKEYIK
- a CDS encoding NAD(P)/FAD-dependent oxidoreductase, whose translation is MKSTYDVLIIGGGVVGSSIARELSKYNLSTCVLEKELDVCCETSGRNSGVLHAGFNNKPGTLMAKFCVEGNQKFDEVANELDIPFKRSGKLVVGFTDDDKEKLIKMKEQGEANNVAGLEIINKDRIKELSPFIEGEFALYSPSTGILNPFIYTIAMAENAVENGVNYFLGNEVLNIKKELCEDKDIYEIKTNKGIYKSRWIINSAGLNSDKIGKMLGIKEYTIHPCRGEYFILDQKVGQFLNMPAYPVPNPKAGGLGIHLTPSIDGNVFIGPSSEYIDEKDDYSVTKDVMDLLIKDGGRIFPHIKKEHFIRNFSGIRPKLVGKDQGGYDDFKIELRDDIPNLINLTGIESPGLTSAVPIAKYVVSLLSQKESLEENPNFNKYRKGITCFNDQPLETKRKLIEEDENYGEVICRCETITKAEILEAINNPLGVETLTGIKYRTRAMMGRCQGGYCQTRISNLIKEEKNKKEEEILYCRKDSNMFTGKVRV
- a CDS encoding NAD(P)/FAD-dependent oxidoreductase — translated: MSIKKDAIIIGGGPAGLAAAVKLKECGIEDIVIIEREKKLGGILRQCIHDGFGLTRFKETLSGPEYAQRFIDEAKQKDIESIVDTTVIDLTHDKKVIAVNKNGLLEYEAKAVILTMGCRERTRGAISIPGSRPAGVYTAGVSQSYINLQNTMVGKKVIILGSGDIGLIMARRMTLEGAKVEAVFEILPYASGLPRNISQCLDDYNIPLYLSHTVTKIKGKSRIEGISVSEVDENMQIIEGTQKNYDCDTLILSVGLIPENELSLKAGVELDNNTKGPIVNENYETSVDGIFVAGNVLHVHDLVDFVSLEGERLAISVANYINNNKLPKCEINIIKDNNIGHTIPQKISGENDFILSMRVRKPIKDAVIEILQDDNIVRTMKMKKAIPAEMIQIEIKKDNIKSKADLKVVVK